Within the Novosphingobium sp. SL115 genome, the region CGCACGCGCCGCCCGAAGAATACGATGGGACCGACCACCAGCGGAATGCCGACCAGCAGGATCGCGGTGAGTTTGGGCGCGAGCCAGAACAGGTAGCCAAGGCCGCCGATGGCGGTGATGGTATTGCGCAGGGCAACCGAAACTGTGGTGCCGACGACCTGTTCGATGACCGCCGTATCCGAGGTCATCCGCGAAGAGATTTCCTTGGGGCTGTTGGTTTCAAAGAACGAGGGAGGCAGGCGCAGGAGGTTGGCCTGCACCTTCAGGCGGATATCGGCAACCACACGTTCGCCCAGCCATGACACGAAATAGAAGCGGCAGGCGGTGCCAACTGCCAGAATCAGCACGATCAGCAGCAGATACTGGAACCAGCGGGCCAGTGCATCGACATCGGCGCCTTGAGCAAAGCCCTTGTCCACGATCAGCCGGAAGCCCGACGGGATGGCCAGCGTGGCCCCCGATGTGACCAGCAGGGCCGCACCGGCCGCACCCACGCGCCCCGGGTACTTCATTGCTTCATGCCAGATCATGCCCAGCGGACCCAGCGAGCGGGCGCGGGGAGCAGGTGCTGCGGCTGGCTGCTCGGCAGCGGCGATCGGGCCGGTCGGCTGGGTTTCCTCGTCCATGCCGCCCGCCTAGCCCATGGCGCAAATCACTGAAAGGGGGCGCCTGAATAAAGCGCGAGTTGGAATGGACCAATTGTTGCGTTGCACAACGCCTAGATTCGCTGCAATCTGTGCCCAACGACTCCCGGTTTGTTGCCGGGCAACAAGCTGAAAAGGTGTTCGCAGTGCTCTATAAGGCTTACGAGATCCAGCGCTCGCTGATGAATGCGGGCAGCGCATGGGCATCCATGATGGCAGATTTCCTGAACGATCCGCGCAATCCGTGGTCCGGTGTTGGTCCCAATCCGACGCTGGCGTCGGCACTTGACGTGTTTGCTCACGCCGCCGCCCCGCGCGGGAAACCGGCTTTCGGCCTCAAGGTCATCCATGTCGATGGCACGGCCCATGCGGTGAAGGAAACCACCGTCATCACCCGCCCGTTCGGTGATTTGAAGATGTTCACCCACGATGGCCTGCCCAAGGACGCGCCCCGCCTGCTGATTGTCGCACCGATGAGCGGGCATTACGCCACGCTGCTGCGCGGCACGGTGGAACGCATGCTGGAACGCTGCGTGGTTTACATCACCGACTGGGCCGATGCCAAATATGTGCCGCTGGCCGAAGGCGTGTTCGATCTGGACGATTACATCGACTACCTTGTCGGCTTTCTTGAACATATCGGCCCCGGCGCGCACGCCATGGCGGTGTGCCAGCCTTCGGTGCCGATGTTTGCCGCAACCGCGATCATGGGGGCCAAGAACCATCCGTGCCGCCCGGTGACGCTGACGATGATGGGCGGTCCCATCGACACGCGCGAAAGCCCGACGGCGGTGAACGATCATGCGATCACCAAGCCGCACGTCTGGTTCAAGCACAACGTCATCACCACCGTTCCGGCCAACTATCCGGGCGAGGGGCGGCGCGTCTATCCCGGCTTTGTCCAGCTTGCCAGCTTCATGTCGATGAACCTGGGCAGCCATATGATGAGCCATTACAAGCTGTTCCAGCACATGATGGCAGGAGCCGAGGAAAGCGCCGACGCGACCAAGGCGTTCTACGAGGAGTATCGCGCGGTCTGCGATCTTCCGGCTGAATTCTATCTGCAGACGGTGGACGTGGTGTTCCAGCGCCATGCCCTGCCAAAGGGCGAACTGGTTCATCGCGGGCAGGCGGTTGATCTTGGTGCGATCACCGACACCGCGATCCTGTGCATCGAGGGCGAGCGTGATGACATTTCCGGCATCGGCCAGACCAAGGCCGCGCTGAAAGTGACGCCCAACCTTCCCGAAGACATGAAGCAATACCTGATGGCCCCTGAAGTGGGCCACTATGGCATCTTCAACGGTTCGCGCTGGCGCACATCCATCGCCCCGGTGGTGGAACAGTGGATCGGCAAGTTCGAAAAGAAGGCCAAGGGCGGCAAGCTGACGGCAGTGGCCTGAGGTTTATGGCGGCCTTTTATCAGGCCGCCATGCCCATCTGCTGGGCTTCGCGCTTCCATGTCGACAGTCAACGAAGACGGAAAGGTGTGTCGCTAGACAAAAAACTGCGACACCCATTCGCATATCAGCGCAGGCTTGTCCTCGCCTTCGATCTCGACAGTGATTTCCATCGTCTGTTGCCACTGGCCAGGGCGTTTTTCGTCCATTTCCAGCAGTTTGAACACGCCGCGCACGCGCTTGCCCACACGCACCGGGGCAAGAAAACGGGTGCGGTTGCCGCCATAGTTGACGCCCATCTTGATGCCTTCTGGGCGCGGACTGTCGGACTCCATGGTAAGCAACGGGATCAGCGACAGGGTAAGGAAACCGTGGGCGATAGGGCCGCCGAACGGGGTGAGCTTTGCCTTTTCGGGATCGACGTGGATGAACTGGAAATCGCCGGTCGCTTCGGCAAATTTGTTTACCCGTTCCTGCGTGATTTCCACCCAGTTGGATGTGCCGACGACCTGACCGACCATTGCCTTGATGTCTTGGGCGGGGATCAGCTTGGTCATGCGGGTGCTCCTGTTCATCTGCCTTGTTAGGCAGGAGAATGACGGGAAGCGCGCCGCTGTGCAAGCGGTGTTAAGCGGGTGATTAAGCGACCACTGGAGCAGCTTTGCCCATGGTTTTGCGAAAAGGTTCCGGCTGGGCTGCGCGCACACGCTTGATATAGGCCCACAGCCCGCATTGCAGCCCTACCAGCATATAGACGAACGGCTGGAACGCGATGCCGACGAAAGTGGAGCCGACCAGATAGATCACCTGCGCCTGTTGCAGCGCTTCGGCCAGCGGGCCGACCCAGCCGAACTGTTCGCTTTCATCCTTGCGATAGCGACGGCGCAGCACTTCCATCTGCCACACGCCCAGAATGTGCAGCGCCAGCCACAACGCCAGGCCGGGATAGCCCTGTTCGCCCAGCATCTCGAAATAGCTGGAGTGATAGGCGCGGCCCTGTTCGACGATGGGCTGATATTCCAGCGCGGCATTGTTATCGCCAGCATAGTCGGCCTTGACCGTGTCGTATTCCAGCCGGTTCTGGCGATAGGCTTCAAACCCCCCGCCAAACGGATGGGTCTTGGCGAATTCGATGGTCCACTTCCACACCGCGATACGGGTTCCGGCGGACTGGTCCGACTGATGGTTGCGGATGGTGCTCATCCGGTCGGTAAATTCGCTGGGCAGCAGGGGAATGGCGATCAGCGCACCCGCGGCCATGATCGACACGATCATCATGCGGCGCTTGGCCGTGCGCAGAATCATGGCTGCCAGCACCACCACGCAGACAAGGCCTGTGCGCGCACCGGTGCCGATTGGCATCAGCGCGCAGGCAAAACACAGCGCCCAGGCAAAGCCCTTTACCCGCCATTCGGGCGGAAACACCGTGCCAAAGCGTGACAGCCACAGCGCCAGCGGGATGACTGCGATGGCCACGGCGGAAATGATCGAACCTTCGTAAAGCCCGGTATTGTCATTCACCAGCAGGCGCAATTCACCATAACCGCCACCGCCCGCTGCAGTCTTTATGCCCCCGCCGATC harbors:
- a CDS encoding polyhydroxyalkanoate depolymerase translates to MLYKAYEIQRSLMNAGSAWASMMADFLNDPRNPWSGVGPNPTLASALDVFAHAAAPRGKPAFGLKVIHVDGTAHAVKETTVITRPFGDLKMFTHDGLPKDAPRLLIVAPMSGHYATLLRGTVERMLERCVVYITDWADAKYVPLAEGVFDLDDYIDYLVGFLEHIGPGAHAMAVCQPSVPMFAATAIMGAKNHPCRPVTLTMMGGPIDTRESPTAVNDHAITKPHVWFKHNVITTVPANYPGEGRRVYPGFVQLASFMSMNLGSHMMSHYKLFQHMMAGAEESADATKAFYEEYRAVCDLPAEFYLQTVDVVFQRHALPKGELVHRGQAVDLGAITDTAILCIEGERDDISGIGQTKAALKVTPNLPEDMKQYLMAPEVGHYGIFNGSRWRTSIAPVVEQWIGKFEKKAKGGKLTAVA
- a CDS encoding MaoC family dehydratase — translated: MTKLIPAQDIKAMVGQVVGTSNWVEITQERVNKFAEATGDFQFIHVDPEKAKLTPFGGPIAHGFLTLSLIPLLTMESDSPRPEGIKMGVNYGGNRTRFLAPVRVGKRVRGVFKLLEMDEKRPGQWQQTMEITVEIEGEDKPALICEWVSQFFV
- a CDS encoding putative O-glycosylation ligase, exosortase A system-associated codes for the protein MLDLFLLSFVLAFIGVGFRRPFLFVLAYTYIDIVAPQKVSWGILSHIPVSLIAFLCAFISWFVAEDKNGIRISLRQFLLLALLVYCGLSTQTADFPVEAAQKWAWVWKALLFALFLPLTLRTRLRIEALALVMVLSIGVIVIGGGIKTAAGGGGYGELRLLVNDNTGLYEGSIISAVAIAVIPLALWLSRFGTVFPPEWRVKGFAWALCFACALMPIGTGARTGLVCVVVLAAMILRTAKRRMMIVSIMAAGALIAIPLLPSEFTDRMSTIRNHQSDQSAGTRIAVWKWTIEFAKTHPFGGGFEAYRQNRLEYDTVKADYAGDNNAALEYQPIVEQGRAYHSSYFEMLGEQGYPGLALWLALHILGVWQMEVLRRRYRKDESEQFGWVGPLAEALQQAQVIYLVGSTFVGIAFQPFVYMLVGLQCGLWAYIKRVRAAQPEPFRKTMGKAAPVVA